A part of Desulfomicrobium baculatum DSM 4028 genomic DNA contains:
- a CDS encoding DEAD/DEAH box helicase, producing MSFDQLGLRVELLKAIKNKGYEAPTAIQAQAIPVILAGRDILARAQTGTGKTDAFGLPIVQILGLTRGNGHHPRALILTPTRELALQVGESIKAYARKVSLRCTVAFGGVRIEPQIARLERGIDILVATPGRLLDLASQEHLSLASIEFLVFDEADRMLDLGFSGEINAILDLLPTVRRTMLFSATYTPQIKALAAKMLDKPEYIEITPDTAAAEAVQQKVHHVNKDNKLPLLLHLIEKQKQDRILVFARTRTWANRLTDKLAAHGISVAALHGSKSQSLRKRTLEEFKDGKIHILVATDVAARGLDISNLPLVVNYDIPNSPEDYVHRIGRTGRAGVSGIAVSLVSPEERNLLLAIEDLLRHQIPVEAVKGFTEDSDVPDFVLYRPGNPKSERNAPRAIKELVAKKSPAKLTVQGRGKKPKDAGPESTTRGNKNEKSDARKAEDKDTRPDSKPRGRSTGKPDARSGKDSGPDAKGRGRRNERTDTRTGSEKNSGPESKGRGRRNERSEDSRAGADKRGGNTRGKAARPDSRPAQPARGRSRGRG from the coding sequence ATGTCATTTGATCAACTTGGCCTGCGGGTCGAACTACTGAAAGCTATCAAGAACAAAGGATATGAAGCCCCCACCGCCATTCAGGCCCAGGCCATACCCGTCATCCTTGCCGGAAGGGACATTCTGGCCCGCGCCCAGACCGGGACAGGCAAGACAGATGCCTTCGGCCTGCCTATCGTCCAAATTCTCGGTTTAACGCGAGGCAACGGCCATCACCCCCGTGCCTTGATCCTCACCCCCACGCGGGAACTGGCCCTGCAGGTCGGCGAGAGCATCAAAGCCTATGCCCGCAAGGTCTCCCTGCGCTGCACCGTAGCCTTTGGCGGGGTGCGCATCGAACCTCAGATTGCGCGCCTGGAACGCGGCATTGACATTCTGGTGGCCACGCCGGGACGTCTGCTTGATCTTGCGAGCCAGGAACATCTGAGCCTCGCATCCATTGAATTTCTGGTTTTCGACGAGGCCGACAGGATGCTTGACCTGGGGTTCAGCGGAGAGATCAACGCAATTCTCGACCTCCTGCCCACAGTGCGCAGGACCATGCTCTTTTCCGCCACCTACACGCCGCAGATCAAGGCCCTGGCCGCAAAGATGCTGGACAAGCCCGAATACATCGAGATCACTCCCGACACCGCCGCCGCTGAAGCGGTGCAGCAGAAAGTGCACCACGTGAATAAAGACAACAAGCTTCCCCTGCTGCTGCATCTCATCGAGAAGCAAAAACAGGATCGCATCCTGGTCTTTGCCCGCACCCGGACCTGGGCCAACAGGCTGACCGACAAGCTGGCCGCCCACGGGATCAGTGTCGCGGCCCTGCACGGCAGCAAGAGCCAGTCCCTCAGAAAGCGGACCCTGGAAGAATTCAAGGACGGCAAGATCCATATCCTCGTGGCCACGGATGTGGCCGCGCGCGGACTGGACATCAGCAACCTGCCCCTCGTGGTCAATTATGATATCCCCAACTCCCCCGAGGATTACGTGCATCGCATCGGACGCACAGGCCGGGCCGGCGTCAGCGGCATCGCCGTGTCCCTGGTCAGCCCCGAGGAGCGCAACCTGCTCCTGGCCATCGAAGACCTGCTGCGCCACCAGATCCCGGTGGAAGCGGTCAAGGGATTCACTGAAGACAGCGACGTCCCGGATTTCGTGCTCTACCGCCCCGGTAATCCCAAAAGCGAGCGAAACGCCCCCAGGGCGATCAAGGAACTGGTGGCCAAAAAATCTCCAGCCAAGCTGACCGTTCAAGGCCGAGGCAAGAAACCCAAAGACGCGGGTCCGGAATCAACGACGCGCGGCAACAAGAACGAAAAATCGGACGCCCGAAAAGCAGAAGACAAAGACACCAGGCCGGATTCCAAGCCACGCGGCAGAAGCACCGGAAAGCCAGACGCGCGGTCAGGGAAAGACTCCGGTCCGGACGCCAAGGGACGCGGCAGACGAAACGAAAGAACAGATACCAGGACAGGGTCCGAGAAGAATTCCGGTCCGGAGTCCAAGGGACGCGGCAGAAGGAACGAACGGTCGGAAGATTCCCGCGCCGGGGCCGATAAGCGCGGAGGAAACACGCGCGGCAAGGCCGCCCGGCCCGATTCCCGGCCCGCCCAGCCAGCCAGGGGGCGGTCCAGAGGCAGAGGCTAG
- a CDS encoding response regulator → MKKKILLVEDDLLLRKGLKTMIEMRGGFSIDADTGSGKEAVRLFGMLHPDIVLLDLMLPDISGTEVLRQLKQVAPNVPVILLTICEDNELLFQALALGANAYVLKGSGPEELFLGIHYSMKNEMFISPKLAKIIVEDYLLVNHHRNSLPPLHNLTSREKEIVKLIIDGNKSREIAEILFISIKTVNKHRSNILVKLGIHNLSELRQGKPYVLETISGIN, encoded by the coding sequence ATGAAAAAAAAGATTCTTTTGGTTGAAGACGATCTTTTATTGCGCAAAGGGCTGAAGACAATGATCGAGATGCGGGGTGGGTTCAGCATTGATGCAGATACCGGCAGCGGCAAGGAGGCGGTAAGGCTTTTTGGCATGTTGCATCCGGATATTGTCCTGCTTGACCTGATGCTTCCTGACATTTCCGGCACGGAGGTTTTGCGGCAGTTGAAACAGGTGGCGCCGAATGTCCCTGTTATTCTGCTGACCATCTGCGAGGATAACGAACTGCTGTTTCAGGCCCTTGCCCTCGGCGCCAACGCCTACGTGCTCAAGGGTTCCGGCCCGGAAGAATTGTTTTTAGGGATTCATTATTCCATGAAAAACGAGATGTTTATAAGTCCAAAGTTGGCCAAGATAATTGTTGAGGATTATCTTTTGGTCAACCACCATCGAAATTCTCTTCCCCCTTTGCATAACCTTACGTCACGGGAAAAAGAAATTGTTAAACTCATTATCGATGGGAATAAAAGCAGAGAGATCGCTGAAATTCTTTTTATAAGCATTAAGACGGTGAACAAGCACAGGTCAAATATTCTCGTAAAACTCGGAATCCACAACCTGTCAGAGCTTCGTCAAGGAAAGCCCTATGTCTTGGAGACAATAAGCGGTATAAATTGA
- a CDS encoding pyridoxal phosphate-dependent aminotransferase: MHIADRISRLGTETAFAVAARAAAHKAAGHEVFPFHLGDMNIPTPANVMEAACRAMRAGKTGYCPSPGIPELRDALALDVNAARGTSYAMENVAIQPGGKPVIGKFIMACMNPGEEVLYPNPGYPIYESQIEYHGGVAVPYRYLRDTSGFHIDLDHLQSLITPRTRAIIINDLQNPLGAQCSDAERNRLAELAMRHDLAVLLDEAYFDIRYGGKSVSLASIPGMAERSVILYTFSKKFAMTGWRLGAAIGPREIIDVVAKLNVNDESCSNHFVQHGALEGLTGDQSGPLAILSTLKERRDAAVELLNSMSGVDCPSPEATFYLFPEVTELMSRKGFTDDYASFAEDILVKTGVSLCTRLHFGRPLHGEERRFIRLAYSGIDVDGIRKGLLALKTYAAQ, from the coding sequence ATGCATATCGCAGACAGGATAAGCAGACTGGGAACCGAGACGGCCTTTGCGGTTGCCGCCCGCGCGGCCGCGCACAAGGCCGCCGGGCATGAGGTTTTCCCTTTTCATCTGGGCGACATGAACATCCCTACCCCGGCCAACGTCATGGAGGCGGCCTGCCGCGCCATGCGCGCCGGCAAGACCGGCTACTGTCCGAGTCCCGGCATCCCCGAGCTGCGCGACGCCCTGGCCTTGGACGTGAACGCGGCCAGAGGGACCTCCTACGCCATGGAAAACGTGGCGATTCAACCCGGCGGCAAACCGGTCATCGGCAAGTTCATAATGGCCTGCATGAATCCCGGCGAGGAAGTGCTCTACCCCAATCCCGGCTACCCCATTTACGAATCCCAGATCGAATACCACGGCGGAGTCGCCGTGCCCTACCGCTACCTGCGGGATACGAGCGGATTTCATATCGATCTGGATCATCTTCAGAGCCTGATCACCCCGCGCACGCGAGCGATCATCATCAATGACCTGCAGAACCCGCTCGGGGCGCAGTGCTCGGACGCGGAACGGAACCGCCTGGCCGAACTGGCCATGCGCCACGACCTGGCCGTTCTTCTGGATGAAGCCTATTTCGACATCCGCTACGGCGGGAAAAGCGTCTCCCTGGCCTCCATCCCGGGCATGGCCGAGCGCAGCGTGATCCTCTACACCTTCTCCAAGAAATTCGCCATGACGGGCTGGCGTCTGGGCGCAGCCATCGGCCCACGTGAGATCATCGATGTCGTCGCCAAGCTCAACGTCAACGACGAGTCCTGCTCCAACCATTTCGTGCAGCACGGCGCCCTCGAAGGCCTGACCGGCGACCAGTCCGGACCATTGGCCATCCTGTCCACACTCAAGGAGCGGCGCGATGCTGCGGTGGAACTTCTCAACTCCATGTCTGGCGTTGACTGCCCCAGCCCCGAGGCCACCTTCTACCTCTTCCCCGAGGTCACGGAACTGATGTCTCGCAAGGGCTTTACGGACGATTATGCGAGCTTCGCCGAGGACATCCTGGTCAAAACAGGTGTCTCGCTCTGTACCCGGCTGCATTTCGGACGCCCACTCCATGGGGAGGAACGACGCTTTATACGCCTGGCCTATTCCGGGATCGACGTGGACGGAATCCGCAAAGGACTCCTCGCATTAAAGACGTATGCGGCTCAATAA
- a CDS encoding tetratricopeptide repeat protein has product MIIDFLAKETKCVPSRKTFFEGIMAQEQFSSLASFVSNNGKICILCREMGIRKTITTMVNELGLSAYVILVTDDFRESKAHKNFINSLEEYKELLLILDFNNENSAVYFHLLDDIYVKYQDKLKAIAIVDKAYHGLISLLYARGTRAVLIKPFMPNDLKSRIMSLFAEASILDRLIEFGKGCLEKQEHGKALAICQKIAAEYEQTHPALLFCGDVHLALGEYRKAGRCYIRGLQDEQLSFQAYASLAKLCSVTKRKRGEIFWLKKFAQINTLDYTNFEKIGDLCLSLNKEDEAKEFFGKSIYAARKITSEDRVSSLIVDIANVCVDHKSVEMSKEYVTIALRNGHVDKTLLSEIAYFRMNKLSDPDGACSIYSLLAVREEKRSTKMDVDFWSTALYNAAICHHIAHGKLKMIKQKNSPKRASDYIFEILSVNPDFGKDDPSINENIISIASNPLQQNNALSALLFKLGRL; this is encoded by the coding sequence ATGATTATTGATTTCTTGGCTAAAGAGACAAAATGTGTTCCATCGAGAAAAACATTTTTTGAGGGGATCATGGCGCAGGAACAATTCTCCAGCTTGGCTTCTTTTGTTAGCAATAATGGCAAGATATGTATTTTATGCCGGGAAATGGGGATTCGGAAAACAATCACCACTATGGTTAACGAGCTTGGCTTATCTGCTTACGTTATTCTCGTTACGGATGACTTCAGGGAATCAAAAGCGCACAAGAATTTTATTAATTCTTTGGAAGAATACAAAGAATTGCTGCTTATATTGGACTTCAACAATGAAAATAGTGCCGTCTATTTTCATTTACTGGATGATATTTATGTAAAGTATCAGGATAAACTAAAAGCCATCGCAATTGTTGATAAGGCATACCATGGTTTGATTAGTCTGCTTTACGCCCGCGGAACCCGGGCTGTTCTGATAAAGCCGTTTATGCCCAATGATCTCAAGTCCCGGATCATGTCCCTTTTTGCGGAAGCTTCCATCTTGGATCGTCTTATCGAGTTTGGAAAGGGCTGCCTTGAGAAGCAAGAGCACGGGAAGGCGCTTGCGATCTGTCAGAAAATAGCTGCGGAATACGAGCAAACGCACCCGGCTCTTCTTTTTTGCGGGGATGTGCATCTGGCGCTTGGGGAATACAGAAAGGCCGGCCGGTGCTACATACGCGGGTTACAGGACGAGCAACTCAGCTTTCAGGCGTATGCGAGCCTCGCGAAACTGTGCTCGGTGACCAAAAGGAAACGTGGCGAGATTTTTTGGCTCAAAAAGTTCGCGCAGATCAACACGCTCGATTACACGAATTTCGAAAAGATCGGCGATTTATGCTTGTCACTCAATAAAGAGGATGAGGCGAAAGAGTTTTTCGGAAAGTCAATCTACGCAGCTCGCAAGATCACATCTGAAGATCGCGTGTCCAGTTTGATTGTTGACATCGCAAATGTCTGTGTTGACCATAAATCGGTCGAGATGTCGAAAGAGTATGTGACAATTGCGCTACGAAACGGACACGTCGATAAGACGTTGCTGAGCGAGATCGCCTATTTTCGGATGAATAAACTCAGTGATCCGGATGGAGCCTGCAGTATTTATTCTCTTTTGGCGGTCAGAGAAGAGAAGAGAAGCACGAAAATGGACGTCGATTTCTGGTCCACGGCACTGTATAATGCCGCAATTTGTCACCATATCGCGCATGGAAAATTGAAAATGATCAAACAAAAAAACAGCCCCAAGAGAGCCAGTGATTATATATTCGAGATATTGAGCGTAAATCCGGATTTCGGAAAAGACGACCCGAGCATCAACGAGAACATCATCTCAATCGCCAGCAATCCCCTGCAGCAAAACAATGCGTTGAGCGCTTTGCTGTTCAAACTGGGCAGACTATAA
- a CDS encoding 4Fe-4S dicluster domain-containing protein, with translation MPRILVALPEKCTGCGRCQAACSAAHDGVFAPSLARLGMDNFPLLGRSVPSVCFQCANPDCLAACPEGAIRHDESGTVLVHTDKCTGCGGCVDACPWGQIRMGAKNVAIKCDLCGGEPSCVAECSAEALVFTEPDKDLRKRRGMQMKERCTVGSPEGKRAELAQRLVESKNGM, from the coding sequence ATGCCTAGAATATTGGTGGCTCTACCGGAAAAATGCACGGGTTGCGGCCGCTGTCAGGCTGCCTGCTCGGCCGCCCACGACGGCGTCTTCGCTCCGTCCCTGGCCCGCCTCGGGATGGACAACTTCCCGCTCCTGGGCCGCTCGGTGCCCAGCGTCTGCTTCCAGTGCGCCAACCCCGACTGCCTGGCCGCCTGCCCGGAAGGAGCGATCCGCCACGACGAGTCCGGCACAGTGCTGGTTCACACGGACAAATGCACAGGCTGCGGCGGCTGCGTGGACGCCTGCCCCTGGGGACAGATTCGGATGGGCGCGAAAAATGTGGCCATCAAATGCGATTTGTGCGGAGGCGAGCCAAGCTGCGTGGCCGAATGCTCGGCGGAAGCCCTGGTCTTCACCGAACCGGACAAGGACCTGCGCAAACGGCGCGGGATGCAAATGAAAGAAAGATGCACGGTTGGATCGCCGGAGGGGAAAAGGGCGGAGCTGGCGCAAAGGCTGGTGGAGTCGAAAAACGGCATGTAG
- a CDS encoding aldehyde ferredoxin oxidoreductase family protein, producing MNLYTGSVLHVDLTAGTALAMPLRQDWLREYWGGWGLAARYFQEYSAPGTDALSPDNPVIIMTGPLCGTLVPLSARFCFMSKSPHTGTVFESNAGGAFGPELKFAGFDGMVITGRSEKPVYLFIRNGRAELRDASKLWGLGIFETEEKLQQLTGGAKTLSIGPAGENLVSFSCIGTEAYRQLGRGGTGALFGSKNLKAVACKGTGAVRVADMKGFLSIMTQAKTESLLTGDNLWAKTDGTPVLVDLTNEMGIHPTRNFSLGVNAEKSGLDSDAMKAARAGERACWSCPMACGKFTRIDGVEIEGPEYETLCLGGSNCGVNDLASIARFNRLCDDLGLDTISSGATIGLAMDMAEQGLRDFGLRFGGVPEYLAVVEEMARLSTDRGRDLALGVKRLAAKYAAEDLAVESKGMEFPAYEPRGNHGMGLAYATSERGACHLRAFTIFAENPFDGAQLAKDVVAAQNLNAIKWAMCICDFWGTITTEYLARQLTAGLGETVTAGELDRAGERIWNLLRLLNNREGFTAADDSLPKKILTQALRGGPHEGRTLDMDELEAMKSLYYAARGWNADAVPRPATLAALGLEPLTNAEVRHA from the coding sequence ATGAATCTGTACACCGGCTCCGTTCTGCATGTGGATCTGACCGCGGGAACAGCTCTAGCCATGCCCCTGCGCCAGGATTGGCTACGCGAGTACTGGGGCGGATGGGGTCTGGCGGCGCGGTATTTTCAGGAATACTCCGCGCCCGGCACCGATGCCCTGTCTCCGGACAATCCGGTGATCATCATGACCGGCCCGCTCTGCGGCACCCTCGTGCCCTTGAGCGCCCGCTTCTGCTTCATGTCCAAGAGCCCACACACGGGCACGGTCTTCGAGTCCAACGCGGGCGGAGCCTTCGGGCCTGAGCTGAAATTTGCCGGCTTCGACGGGATGGTCATCACCGGCAGGTCCGAAAAACCGGTGTACCTCTTCATCCGGAATGGCCGGGCCGAGCTGCGCGATGCCTCGAAACTCTGGGGCCTTGGGATCTTCGAGACCGAGGAAAAACTGCAACAGCTGACCGGCGGGGCCAAGACCCTGTCCATCGGTCCGGCGGGGGAAAACCTCGTTTCCTTCTCCTGCATCGGGACCGAGGCCTACCGACAGCTGGGACGGGGCGGCACGGGCGCACTGTTTGGCTCCAAGAACCTGAAGGCAGTGGCATGTAAGGGCACGGGCGCGGTGCGCGTAGCCGACATGAAGGGCTTTTTGTCCATCATGACCCAGGCCAAGACCGAATCCCTTTTGACCGGCGACAACCTGTGGGCCAAGACCGACGGCACCCCGGTGCTGGTCGACCTGACCAACGAGATGGGCATCCACCCGACCCGCAACTTCAGCCTTGGCGTGAACGCGGAGAAATCCGGCCTGGACAGCGACGCCATGAAGGCGGCACGCGCCGGAGAGCGGGCCTGCTGGTCCTGCCCCATGGCCTGCGGCAAGTTCACCCGCATAGACGGGGTGGAGATTGAAGGCCCGGAATACGAGACCCTGTGCCTGGGCGGCTCCAACTGCGGCGTGAACGATTTGGCCAGCATCGCCCGTTTCAACCGCCTCTGTGACGACCTGGGCCTGGACACCATCTCAAGCGGCGCGACCATCGGCCTGGCCATGGACATGGCCGAACAGGGACTGCGCGACTTCGGACTGCGCTTCGGCGGCGTGCCGGAGTATCTGGCCGTGGTGGAGGAGATGGCCCGCCTGTCCACGGACCGGGGCCGCGACCTGGCCCTGGGCGTGAAACGGCTGGCCGCAAAATACGCGGCCGAAGACCTGGCCGTCGAGTCCAAGGGCATGGAGTTTCCCGCCTACGAACCACGCGGCAACCACGGCATGGGTCTGGCGTACGCCACCAGCGAACGCGGGGCCTGCCATCTGCGGGCCTTCACCATCTTCGCCGAGAATCCCTTTGACGGCGCGCAACTGGCCAAGGACGTGGTCGCGGCCCAGAACCTGAACGCTATCAAGTGGGCCATGTGCATCTGCGATTTCTGGGGCACGATCACCACCGAATACCTGGCCCGGCAGCTCACGGCGGGTCTGGGCGAAACCGTCACGGCCGGGGAGCTGGACCGTGCCGGCGAGCGCATCTGGAACCTGCTGCGCCTGCTGAACAACCGCGAAGGGTTCACGGCCGCCGATGACAGCCTGCCCAAAAAGATCCTTACCCAGGCCTTGCGCGGCGGACCGCACGAAGGCCGCACGCTGGACATGGATGAGCTTGAAGCCATGAAATCACTCTATTATGCGGCGCGGGGCTGGAATGCGGACGCCGTGCCCAGGCCCGCAACCCTGGCCGCCCTAGGTCTTGAGCCATTGACGAACGCGGAGGTGCGGCATGCCTAG
- a CDS encoding HlyD family type I secretion periplasmic adaptor subunit, whose product MSSQNDQSGFQAEDTNATAADSSHASSPRKIFKTGRSGSKSIRGEGGGFVNDLRELDSSRQFAANVLLIAVALVFIVAVSWAAYAPLDEVVRGIGKVIPSSEIKRIQNFEGGIVKEILVREGDLVGTGQLLILLDQIQMESRYREQQSGFLDSTLAIARLEAELNAREDIDFPPDILSQKPHLVENQRQLLRSRNDSRRAALSVLEREREQRSQEFKEFKNRMDFQLRTHALLLKEVDMIRSMTAKGAASDMDLLRAQRELSDLSGEIAESRLAIPKAAAAVEGANHRIEEEKGKQRSAILDELSKIRTEMEGVKETLPALEDKMDRTSVRSPVDGTVKRVFVTTIGEAVGAGKEMLEIVPQEDTLLIEAKVLPQDIAFLYPGQAAEVKITAYDFSIYGSMPGVVEHISADAITDEQENLSYYLIKVRTDKASLKSRDGKDLPIIAGMVAEVDVLTGKKTVLQYLLKPILKSKSGTLNEQ is encoded by the coding sequence ATGAGTTCGCAAAACGATCAGTCCGGTTTTCAGGCAGAAGATACGAACGCCACTGCCGCGGACAGCTCGCATGCTTCTTCTCCCAGGAAGATTTTCAAAACAGGCCGGTCCGGATCGAAAAGCATCCGAGGCGAAGGAGGCGGATTCGTGAACGACTTGCGCGAACTCGATTCCTCCCGTCAGTTTGCGGCCAATGTTCTCCTGATTGCGGTGGCCCTTGTTTTTATAGTCGCCGTTTCGTGGGCAGCCTATGCACCGCTTGATGAAGTGGTGCGGGGTATAGGCAAGGTCATCCCGTCATCCGAAATAAAGCGCATTCAAAATTTCGAGGGGGGGATAGTCAAAGAGATTTTGGTGCGGGAAGGGGATCTGGTCGGCACAGGGCAACTGCTCATTTTGCTTGATCAGATTCAGATGGAGTCCAGGTATCGGGAGCAGCAGTCGGGCTTCCTTGATTCGACCCTCGCCATCGCCCGGTTGGAAGCGGAACTGAACGCCAGGGAAGACATAGATTTTCCGCCAGATATTTTGAGCCAAAAGCCGCACCTTGTCGAAAACCAGCGCCAGCTTTTGCGGTCTCGAAACGACAGTCGCCGTGCCGCGTTGAGCGTACTTGAGCGTGAGCGGGAGCAGCGCTCGCAGGAGTTCAAAGAGTTCAAGAACAGGATGGACTTTCAGCTCAGAACGCATGCGCTTCTGTTGAAAGAAGTGGACATGATCCGCAGCATGACGGCCAAGGGCGCGGCTTCGGACATGGACCTCTTGCGAGCGCAACGGGAACTTTCCGATCTTTCCGGCGAGATTGCCGAGTCGCGTCTGGCAATTCCGAAGGCGGCAGCGGCTGTCGAGGGCGCAAACCATCGCATCGAAGAAGAGAAAGGCAAGCAGCGTTCCGCCATATTGGACGAGTTGAGTAAGATCCGCACGGAAATGGAGGGCGTGAAAGAGACCTTGCCAGCGTTGGAAGACAAAATGGACCGCACGAGTGTCCGGTCTCCGGTAGATGGCACGGTGAAGCGGGTTTTTGTGACCACAATCGGAGAAGCCGTTGGGGCGGGCAAGGAAATGCTTGAAATCGTACCGCAGGAAGACACTCTTTTGATAGAGGCCAAGGTCCTGCCGCAGGATATCGCCTTTCTGTACCCCGGTCAGGCTGCTGAGGTGAAAATCACGGCCTATGACTTTTCTATCTATGGAAGCATGCCAGGCGTCGTGGAGCACATAAGCGCCGATGCCATAACAGACGAGCAGGAAAATCTGAGCTACTATCTTATCAAGGTGCGTACGGACAAAGCGTCCCTGAAAAGCCGGGATGGAAAAGATCTTCCGATCATAGCCGGCATGGTGGCGGAAGTGGATGTGCTCACTGGCAAGAAGACCGTGCTGCAGTATCTTCTCAAGCCTATCCTCAAATCCAAGTCAGGTACGCTGAACGAGCAATGA
- a CDS encoding glycine zipper domain-containing protein yields MRIVQKVVLIGFLGVLATGCMYPGGRPDYTGSGALSGAATGAAIGAMASHSGEGALVGGAIGAIAGGIIGHGMDAQQEAQIQAQAPQTYERIQQNEPLRVADVKELARAGVSDELIISQIRNSRTIYHLATAEIIGLKNDGVSENIIDFMINTQTHTPSEQFVARPTRTAQIPETIYVLPRPGLFWIGGAWMGPRDHWGGHRGWHRPYRPYRHGHYGPSRNGRYGHSRRW; encoded by the coding sequence ATGAGAATTGTTCAAAAAGTCGTGCTGATCGGATTTCTCGGAGTTTTGGCCACCGGATGCATGTATCCGGGCGGACGCCCCGACTACACCGGTTCCGGCGCTTTGAGCGGCGCGGCCACGGGTGCGGCCATCGGCGCCATGGCCTCGCATTCCGGAGAAGGAGCGTTGGTTGGCGGGGCAATCGGCGCCATCGCCGGAGGCATCATAGGGCACGGCATGGATGCGCAGCAGGAAGCGCAGATCCAGGCCCAGGCCCCGCAGACGTATGAGCGGATTCAGCAGAATGAGCCGCTGCGCGTCGCAGATGTGAAAGAACTGGCACGTGCGGGGGTCAGCGATGAGCTTATCATCAGCCAGATCCGCAATTCTCGGACGATCTATCATTTAGCCACAGCCGAGATCATCGGCCTGAAAAACGATGGTGTCAGCGAGAACATCATAGATTTCATGATCAACACGCAGACCCACACGCCCTCGGAGCAGTTCGTGGCCAGACCAACCCGGACAGCTCAAATTCCAGAGACGATTTATGTGCTGCCCAGGCCGGGCCTTTTCTGGATCGGCGGCGCATGGATGGGGCCAAGAGATCATTGGGGCGGGCACAGGGGCTGGCACCGTCCGTACAGGCCATACCGCCACGGACACTACGGTCCAAGTCGCAATGGCCGCTACGGTCACTCAAGACGATGGTGA
- a CDS encoding putrescine aminotransferase, whose product MHRDISKARAEARFMLEAIHTPDDQLTLEQRQDIARKTVENFRDNINKGFLSYRKSVTQAEDFAYTEWQGQGSVMRDVLGREFIDILGGFGLYSPGIRHPKIVAAVKAQLDRSPQYSQEMLDPLRAQLARVIALLTPGDIQNGFFANSGTEAVDGAMKLAKMYTGKAGFISTLKGFHGKSLGALSLLGKAVYREPAMPLLESVIHVEFGDAEQVERALSIARAVGQGVAAVVAEPIQGEAGAVVPPDDYWPRLREICDHYGVLLIADEVQTGFGRTGTIFGVDHWDVTPDIMCFGKALGGGVVAMSAFFAKARIWECLTPNPFMHTTTTGGNPLACAAALAHIEVMLDEDTPGQARDKGAYVMGKLSELKGLYPGILESITGKGLLIGMNFVDDEIGYKVAAGLFARRVLTAGTLTNAKVIRFEPALTISYEQIDEVLNRLEDTFKSIAV is encoded by the coding sequence ATGCATCGCGACATCTCAAAGGCCCGGGCTGAAGCCCGTTTCATGCTCGAAGCCATCCACACCCCCGACGACCAGCTGACCCTGGAGCAAAGGCAGGACATCGCCAGGAAGACCGTCGAGAACTTCCGGGACAACATCAACAAGGGCTTTCTGAGCTACCGAAAATCCGTGACCCAGGCCGAGGATTTCGCCTACACCGAATGGCAGGGCCAGGGTTCGGTCATGCGCGACGTGCTGGGCCGGGAATTCATCGACATTCTCGGCGGTTTCGGCCTCTACAGCCCCGGCATCCGCCACCCCAAGATCGTGGCCGCCGTCAAGGCCCAGCTCGACCGCTCCCCGCAATACAGCCAGGAAATGCTCGACCCCCTGCGCGCCCAGCTGGCAAGGGTCATCGCGCTTTTGACCCCCGGAGATATCCAGAACGGATTTTTTGCCAACAGCGGCACCGAGGCCGTGGACGGGGCCATGAAGCTGGCCAAGATGTACACGGGCAAAGCCGGTTTCATCTCCACCTTGAAGGGCTTTCACGGCAAGTCCCTGGGCGCGCTCTCGCTCCTGGGCAAGGCCGTGTACCGCGAACCGGCCATGCCGCTCCTGGAGAGCGTGATCCACGTGGAATTCGGCGACGCCGAGCAGGTCGAGCGCGCCCTGTCCATCGCCCGGGCCGTGGGCCAGGGGGTGGCCGCCGTGGTGGCCGAGCCCATCCAGGGCGAAGCCGGGGCCGTGGTGCCGCCGGACGACTACTGGCCGCGCCTGCGCGAGATCTGCGACCACTACGGCGTGCTGCTCATCGCCGACGAGGTCCAGACGGGCTTCGGCCGCACGGGCACGATCTTCGGCGTGGACCACTGGGACGTGACCCCGGACATCATGTGCTTCGGCAAGGCTCTCGGCGGCGGCGTGGTGGCCATGAGCGCCTTCTTCGCCAAGGCCAGGATCTGGGAATGCCTGACTCCCAACCCCTTCATGCACACCACGACCACGGGGGGGAACCCGCTGGCCTGCGCGGCGGCCCTCGCCCACATCGAGGTCATGCTCGATGAGGACACCCCCGGCCAGGCTCGGGACAAGGGCGCGTACGTCATGGGCAAGCTCAGCGAACTCAAGGGACTCTACCCCGGCATATTGGAGAGCATCACGGGCAAGGGCCTGCTGATCGGCATGAACTTCGTGGACGACGAGATCGGCTACAAGGTCGCGGCAGGACTCTTCGCCCGCCGGGTGCTGACCGCCGGGACGCTGACCAACGCGAAGGTCATCCGTTTCGAACCGGCCCTGACCATTTCCTATGAGCAGATCGATGAAGTCTTGAACCGACTGGAAGACACCTTCAAAAGCATCGCCGTGTAA